A genome region from Magnolia sinica isolate HGM2019 chromosome 8, MsV1, whole genome shotgun sequence includes the following:
- the LOC131253745 gene encoding uncharacterized protein LOC131253745 has translation MASIQPQIPKLSKDNYENWCIQMKALFGSQDLWDIVSDGLDESTFERIAEATTCKQAWEILSTIFKGVDRVKKVRLQTFRAEFETSHMKEGETISDFFSRLLVTVNNLKRNGEKIEDVRVVEKVLRSLTIKFEHVVVTIEESKDLENLSIEELMGSLQVREQRMQKNAGSMLEHALESKLTLKNDPKQRGGRGTSNRARGRGRGYYPSQS, from the exons ATGGCGTCCATCCAGCCGCAGATTCCAAAGTTATCTAAGGATAACTATGAAAACTGGTGCATCCAGATGAAGGCTTTGTTCGGATCCCAAGATCTATGGGATATTGTCagtgatgg GTTGGATGAGTCCACCTTTGAACGGATTGCTGAAGCGACAAcatgcaagcaagcatgggagatTCTTAGCACAATCTTCAAAGGAGTCGATCGTGTGAAGAAGGTTCGTCTCCAAACTTTTAGAGCCGAATTCGAGACCtcacacatgaaggaaggtgagaccaTTTCTGACTTTTTTTCAAGGTTACTTGTTACTGTTAAcaacttgaaaagaaatggtgaaaagatcgaAGATGTACGGGTTGTTGAAAAagtacttcgatccctcacaatcAAATTTGAGCATGTGGTGGTTACCATAGAAGAATCGAAAGACTTAGAAAATCTGTCCATCGAGGAACTGATGGGCTCGTTGCAAGTACgtgagcaacgaatgcaaaaaAATGCTGGTtcaatgcttgaacatgccttagagtctaagttgactTTAAAGAATGATCCTAAACAACGAGGGGGCCGTGGCACTAGCAATCGTGCAAGAGGTAGAGGACGTGGATATTATCCAAGCCAATCATAA